A genomic window from Diorhabda sublineata isolate icDioSubl1.1 chromosome 8, icDioSubl1.1, whole genome shotgun sequence includes:
- the LOC130448281 gene encoding craniofacial development protein 2-like has protein sequence MKTYQKQWPPVPSGSNDPGQGSGQTSRRAGGAKNPWVKQGCQLHIATYNARSIGNEERLTELQYELDRINWDILGISETRRRGEESIRLRSGHILFYKGREDNSLGGVGFLVNKRISPNLQILKTISDRVIYITLKINSNITIKVVQIYAPTSSHEDEEIEVLYDEITQSLTENKTRYTLIIGDFNARIGEQCNSSQYVGQFGLGKRNERGTMLANFLEKEQLYIMNTFFKKRPHKKWTWANPDGITKNEIDYVLTPNKHIVQEVDVLNSFNTGSDHRLVRCRIVLNTKLERAKKFNSTQYRIDPDTIRDNKSIYSKRLTERLTKETTSSHESLDETNNRLVKELKETTTSLVSSKTKRIEKFTTQTKQLLERRRELIKDNKRNTVEYAELNKTARKMAKQDIRKYQENRIEELIQQNRGLNIFKKENAHKKEMIKLRDGQGNITEDRREILKVTEKFYTGLYESKIDNEYVRKANSDHKNRICNVGSEDLPEIEEEEIVKSLNQLKNGKAAGDDNIIPEMLKEGGSLLIRELKSLFNTCLTEGRIPQDWNTAIVILIYKKGDPSNLENYRPISLLSQIYKLFMRIIANRLEFKLDAYQPYEQAGFRKGMSTIEHLHTVRTLNEKVTEYNIPLWIAFIDFRKAFDTVEFWAIIRSMKMQE, from the coding sequence ATGAAGACATACCAAAAACAATGGCCCCCAGTGCCCAGCGGCTCGAACGACCCTGGCCAAGGTAGCGGTCAGACCAGTCGTAGAGCAGGGGGTGCTAAGAATCCCTGGGTAAAACAAGGCTGCCAACTTCACATTGCAACTTATAACGCTAGGTCAATTGGAAATGAGGAAAGGTTAACGGAACTACAGTACGAACTGGACAGAATAAACTGGGATATTCTGGGAATATCAGAAACAAGGAGAAGAGGTGAAGAATCCATTAGACTAAGATCAGGACATATCCTATTCTACAAAGGAAGAGAAGATAATAGTTTGGGTGGTGTGGGTTTTCTTGTCAACAAACGAATCTCCCCAAATCTTCAAATACTTAAAACCATATCAGATAGAGTAATATACATAACACTTAAGATTAACTCCAATATAACAATTAAAGTCGTTCAAATCTATGCCCCAACAAGTAGTCATGAGGACGAAGAGATCGAGGTGCTGTATGATGAAATCACACAGAGCCTAACAGAAAATAAGACAAGATACACGCTGATAATAGGAGACTTCAACGCAAGAATAGGAGAGCAGTGTAATAGCTCACAGTATGTTGGACAATTTGGACTGGGGAAACGAAATGAAAGAGGGACGATGCTTGCAAATTTCCTGGAAAAAGAACAACTATACATAATGAatacgtttttcaaaaaaagacctCACAAAAAATGGACCTGGGCCAACCCGGAtggaattacaaaaaacgaaatagacTACGTGCTGACACCAAATAAACATATCGTCCAAGAAGTTGACGTTCTTAATTCCTTTAATACGGGCAGCGACCACAGATTAGTCCGGTGCAGGATCGTATTAAACACAAAATTggaaagagcaaaaaaattcaacagcACGCAATACCGTATAGATCCTGATACAATAAGAGACAACAAGTCAATATATAGCAAAAGATTGACAGAACGACTAACAAAGGAAACAACATCATCACACGAGAGCTTGGACGAAACAAACAATAGACTGGtaaaagaactgaaagaaaCAACTACAAGTTTAGTATcatcaaaaactaaaagaatagaaaagtttACAACACAAACCAAACAGCTACTGGAAAGAAGGAGAGAGCTCATTAAAGACAACAAAAGGAATACAGTAGAGTATGCCGAACTAAACAAAACAGCAAGGAAAATGGCCAAGCAGGACATACGAAAGTATCAAGAAAATCGAATAGAGGAGTTGATACAGCAAAACAGAGGTCTGAacatctttaaaaaagaaaacgcacataaaaaagaaatgatcaaatTGAGAGACGGACAAGGTAACATAACAGAAGATCGAAGAGAGATACTCAAGGTAACAGAGAAGTTCTACACAGGTCTGTACGAGTCCAAAATAGACAATGAGTATGTTAGAAAAGCAAACAGTGACCATAAAAACAGGATATGTAACGTTGGCTCCGAGGATCTACCTGAgattgaagaggaagaaattgtaaaatctttaaatcaactaaaaaacgGAAAGGCGGCAGGTGACGATAACATCATACCGGAAATGTTGAAGGAAGGTGGAAGCCTACTGATAAGAGAgcttaaatcattatttaatacatGCCTAACCGAGGGAAGAATACCACAGGATTGGAACACCGCGATAGTCATactgatatataagaaaggtgatCCAAGCAACCTAGAAAACTATAGACCAATCAGCCTGCTATCACAGATCTACAAGCTTTTTATGAGAATAATAGCAAACCGCCTTGAATTCAAACTCGACGCATACCAACCCTATGAGCAGGCGGGCTTCAGAAAAGGCATGAGTACAATAGAACATCTCCACACCGTAAGGACACTGAACGAAAAAGTAACGGAATATAACATCCCATTATGGATTGCCTTCATAGATTTTAGAAAGGCCTTCGACACAGTTGAATTTTGGGCAATTATCAGGTCAATGAAAATGCAAGAATAG